CTAGAATTATTGTTTGCGTACCAAGTGGAGTTACAGAAGTAGAGAAAAGAGCAGTTTTAGAAGCGAGTAATCAGGCTGGAGCAAGAAAGACTTACTTAATAGAAGAGCCAATAGCTGCAGCCATAGGTGCAGGACTGGATATAACAGAGCCAACCGGACATATGGTAGTAGATATAGGAGGAGGAACTACTGATGTGGCAGTAATTTCACTAGGAGGAATAGTAGTTAGCAAATCAATTAAAATAGCAGGAGATAAGTTTGACGAGGCTATAGTTAGATATATAAGAAAGAAGCATAATGTAATGATTGGAGAGCGAAGTGCAGAAGAATTAAAGATAAATGTAGGGACAGCTTATCCAAGAGATAAGGAAGTATCTATGGAAATAAGAGGTAGAAACCTAGTCACAGGACTTCCTAAAAATATACTAGTTACATCAGATGAAATGCTGGAAGCATTACAAGAGCCAGTAACAGCAATAGCAGACATTGTTCATTCAGTTTTAGAAAAAACACCGCCAGAACTAGCAGCAGATATAGGGAACAATGGGCTAGTAATGACAGGTGGAGGCTCACTACTATGGGGAATGGACAAACTAATCAATAGGCGTACAGGTATACCTGTACATATAGCAGAAGACCCAATATCATGTGTAGCAGTAGGTACAGGAAAATCATTAGAATGGGTAGATGTCTTAGAGAATACTGTACTATCTGATGAACAGAGAAGAAGAAATTATGAATAGGAGATGATTTGATGAATAATTCTATGTACATAGCAGCATCTGCATTGAAATTAAATCAAAAAACCATAGATGTAATATCAAACAATTTAGCAAATACGAATACTACGGGTTTTAAGAAGGATATAGTCATATCAGAATCCTTTCCTGAAGTATTACTAAGTAAGATTAATGATAGAATAGATTTGGACAACCATAGGGTATTTAGAGGAGTAAATGTTGAGAGAAATGGCGATGTTTTTTCACTAACAATAAATTCAGGATATTTTAGAGTAAATACTCCTGCAGGAATAGGACATAGTAGAAGCTTGAGATTTATAGTAGATGATAATGGATATCTTAAAACATTCTATAAAAACACAAATGATGAACTCAAATCAGATGGCGAGAATTACGTACTAGGTAACAATGGGCCAATTAGAGTGGAAGATAGAAACATTGAAATAGATAATAGAGGTAATGTAATATCAGGTGGGCAAATAATAGATAATCTAATAACATTTCCACCATTTAACGTAATAGGTACTACAAGTACAGGAGTTAGATTTGACAAGATAGCCGTAGACTACACATCAGGCATCATAATAGAAACAGGAAACAAGCTAGACTTTGCACTAGAGGGAGATGGATTTTTTAAAGTACAGACTCCAAGTGGAACAGCCTATACAAGGGATGGATCATTTACATTAGATGCAAATGGACAACTAGTAACTAAGGAAGGATATGCAGTATTAGGGCAAAATGGTCCTATAGTACTAGGACAAAGAACTTTCGAAGTCAATGACAATGGTGATATAATAGTAGGAGGACAAGTCGTAAATAGTCTAGATATAGCAGATATTGACAACAAAGAATATTTAAGAAAACAAGGAAACAACCTATATACCATACTAGAAAATATAGAACCAGAAGAGACGCCGTTTACTGGAGTTCTACTATCAGGCTACTTAGAAACATCCAATGTAAACACAATAAAAGAAATGGTAAATATGATAACAGCCCAAAGAAGCTACGAGTCTAATCAAAAAGTAATTCAAGCACAGGACCAATTGCTGGATAAAGTAGTAAATGAGCTAGGAAGAGTATAAAATAATTAAAAGTTATAAAATCAATTTATAATTAAGTATTGTCATCCTAAGCGTAGGTGAAGGAGCTAGGTCGTCATTCAGAATATAATTTAAGGAAGGTTCAGGGATATTCCTCAGAAAGTTATGTTACAGATTAAGGGGGATGTCCCTATGACTTAGAATAAGGAGGTAGATGATATGATTAGATCACTTTGGACCGCAGCAACCGGTATGAAGTCTCAGCAACTAAATATAGACACGATTTCAAACAATCTGGCTAACGTAAACACAAACGGCTATAAGACTCAAAGAGCAGAATTTAAAGACCTTTTATATGCTACAATCAAGAGAACAAACCTACAAGATGACATGGGGGCACCAGTAAACTTAGAAGTAGGTCATGGAGTCATGCCCACAGCTACCACAAGAGATTTTAGGAATGGAAGCCTTATAGAAACACAAAATACTTTTGACTTTGCTATAGATGGAAGGGGATTTTTTTCAGTAGTATTACCGAATGACCAAGTGAGATATACTAGAGATGGAAGCTTTAAACTAAGCGTAGATGGTGATGAGGCTACGCTAGTGACATCTGAGGGGTATATAGTGCTTAGTGAAGAAGATGATGCTATAGTTATGGAAAATGGCATGAAAGATATAACAGTAGATAATATGGGCTACATAACAGCAACAGACGAAGATGGTGAAATAGTAGAAATAGGAAGACTAAAGCTAGTAGACTTCATGAATCCAGCAGGACTTTTAAGTGAAGGACAAAATCTTTACAGCGCAACAGTAGCTTCAGGGGAAGAGATACCATTAGAAGCGGATGAAATGGAGAGTAAAATAGTCCAACACTACCTAGAAGCTTCAAATGTTCAAGTAGTAGAAGAAATGGTAAAGATGATAACAGCTCAAAGAGCCTATGAAGTAAGCTCTAAAACAATCCAAGTTTCAGATGAAATGCTTCAGATGGCAAATAATATAAGAAGATAAAAGTGGTGATGTTATGTCAATAATTGATACAAGTACAAACATGCTAATTAACACAGATCAATACAAAGACACCAAAATAAAGCAAATAGCAGAAAATGCCAACAATAAAAAAGATGACAAGGAACTATTAAAAGCATGTCAGGAGTTTGAGGCTATATTCACACATATGCTTCTAAAAGCCATGCGGTCTACAGTGCCAGAGAGTGAACTAATAGAAAAAACCACAGCCACAGAAATATTTGAAGACATGTATGACCAAGAACTAGCCACTACACTAAGTAAAGGTCAAAATGGACTGGGCATAGCACAGATGCTTTATAACCAGATGAAGAGATATATATAATGGTGCTAAGCGCTTGACTTTTTATTATAGCTTCAATACTTCTTAAGGAATTGATCCCAGATACTAAACTTTTTAATCTATCAAGTATTCCGAAAATTAAATGTTGAAAAGGTTTGAAGAACCTCTGTTTTACAGATAAGGAAGAAGATACATATTAGATGTATATAGAGGAGATTATTATGCTGCAGGTGGAGTAGTAACAAATGAAAGTTTAAGAATAACAAGGGAAGGGCAAACAAGTCATCATCCAGCTGAAGCAGAATACGCAATACAATTTGATTTGTTAAAATCAAGTGCTTCATGTAAATATATACTTTGGTTAGAAGTTGAAGCTTATGATTATAGAGATATTCACTAATTTTGGGAAAAATAACAAGCCAAAAATAAAACCGGAAAGACCAATAAATAACTAATAGCTAAATGTGTTATTCTAACAGAGGACTTAAGAAATGGAAATGGTAGAGCTATTAAATCAAAACTATGGGCAGCAATAAAGTAGATAAAATAGATGATCCAGTAGGTGCCATTATATGGCCTATGAAGGCCCCAGTTTTACCACCAGTTTAAAATAAATGATTCAGTATTAGCAGTTACAATGGGAGCTACCTTTGATGAGGAGGCAGTGTCATTAGAATAATAAGTCGTTTACTTTACACATAAACCTTTACTTTGTCACGACAATGTTGAACCTTATGGTATAATGATACCATAAGGTTTTTTACGCTGTTTTCTAGAGAAGTTATATGGGTATAATAGACTTAGAGATCATACAAAGGCAGGGAGAAAATAGATGGACTATAAAAGAAAAGTACAGGAAGTAACTAAGTATTTTAAAAATAATGAAAAAAAAGAAGAAGACTTTAGTATAGGTGTAGAATTTGAACATTTTATAATTGATAAAGAAACTTTAAAAACCATTTCATATTATGGAATTGATGGTGTAGAAGATACTCTAATGAAGCTTCAAGCAATGGGATGGAAGGGCAAGTATGAAAAAGACCATATTTTAGGGCTAGAAAAAGAAGCTATGACCATTACACTAGAGCCAGGTAGCCAAATAGAGCTTAGTATTAAACCATATAAAAATATTGAAGATATTGAAAAAGTATATAAAAATTTTTTAGATGAGATAGTACCTATATTGGATGCAAAGGGACAAACACTCATAACAACTGGATATCAGCCTGAAAGCAAAATTACTGATATAAAGATGATACCAAAGCAGAGATATGACTATATGTTTGAGTACTTTAAATCTAGAGGTAAATATGCCCACAATATGATGAAGGGTACTGCTTCAGTTCAAGTATCTGTAGACTATGGCTCAGAAGAGGATTATATAAAGAAGTTTAAAGTTGCCAATGCTCTTTCACCAGTAATATATACAATGTTTGATAATTCACCTTTTTTTGAAGGTCGTGTGACAGATAAATATTGTTTAAGGAAAACCATATGGGAAAATTGTGATGATGATAGATGTGGAATTGTAGCAGGAACCTTTGATGAATCGTTTGGATATGAAAAGTATAGTGACTATATCTTAAATTTTCCACCAATATTTATAGATGACAGTAAATCTATTAGATTTACAGGAAGTATTCTATATAAAGACTTATTTAATCCTGATGAGTATTCATTGCAAGAGCTAGAGCATGTTATGACTATGGTCTTTCCAGATGTGAGGACAAAGAAATTCATGGAAATAAGAATGATGGATGCAGTTCCCTATCCATTAAACTTTGCAGCCGTTGCACTATTGAAGGGTCTCTTGTATAATGAGAGCAACTTAAACGCTGTTTATGATTATGTCAATTCTTTAAGCAAGTATGACATTGATAAAGCTAGAGTAGATATCATAGATGAAGGATTAAGTGCAAGGCTAAAAGATAGAGAAATACATGAAGTAGGAAAATGGCTCATAGGTCTTTCAAAGAAAGCTCTTAATCAAAGCGAAAGGGATTATTTAACACCTTTAGAAATCATGATAGATAATAAAATGACTCCTTCCCAGATAACTAAGGAAAAGCTTTCATTAGGTAAAAAGGAAGCTTTAGAATGGTGCTTTGTAGATAATAAACTATTTGAGGTGATGAGCTGTGGATGTAGAAAAACTTACTAGCAAATATATTGAAATAGTAAAAAGCGATGAAAATAGATTTTATAAGGATTATTTAAGAGCAGTTGAAGCAGTAGCCAATTCTAGTGCAATATATAAGGGAAAACCAGTTCCCTTTTTATATCAACTAATGTTTTTTACAAAAGAAGATTTAGAGATATTTAAGAACATTGGTAAGACTATGATATCCATAACTAATAAGGTAGTAAATAAGTACAAAGAGTCACCTGACTTCAGAAAGAAGTTTGGATATTCAAAGCTCTTAGAGGATTTAATATTAACTGATCATGGTTATGATGTGAATGTTCCCATAGGAAGGTTTGATATATTCTATGGAGGATCAGATAATTTTAAATTTTGTGAGTTAAATACTGATGGTTCATCTGCTATGAACGAGGATAACACTATAGGAAGAATACTCTTAGAAACAGAATCAATGAAAATAATGAAAGAAGAATATAGTATTTCTTATTTTGAGCTTATATATAAATGGGTGGATGAAAGTATTAAAATATTTAATAAGTTCAATCCAAATATTGAAAAGCCTAATGTGGCTATTGTAGATTTTGACGAAAGTGGCACTCCATATGAGTTTGAAGAATTCAAAAAAGCTTATATAAATAGAGGCTACAATGCAGTGATAGCGGATCCTAGAGAGCTAAAATATATTAAGGGGAGTTTGTACTATAAGGATATTAAAATAGATTTAGTATATAGGAGAATAGTTACTAGAGAGCTTATTGACAGAAGTGAAGAGATTCAAGACTTTATAAATGCCTATAGAGACAAAGCCGTTTGTGTCATTGGACCTATTAAATCTCAGATAATGCACAACAAGATAATATTTAAGATATTGCATGAAGAAGATGTGCAAAAGATGTTTACAGAAGAAGAAAAGGAATACATAAATAAGCATATTCCATATACTGATGTGTTTAGTGGTCATAGATCTGTTTACGATGAAGTGTTAAATAATAAGGATAGTTATATTTTAAAACCAATGGACTTATATGCTTCTAAAGGGGTCTATGCAGGAAGAGACTTTACTTTTGATGAATGGAAGAAAAGACTTGATGAATGCTGGGGCAAAGATTACCTCTATCAAGAATTCTGTGTGCCCTTTACTAGAGATTTTGTAGAGTTTGAAGATGGAAAAGTTAAAGTAAGTAAGTTTGGACATATAATTGGATTATTCATGTACAATGAAGAACTTGCAGGTATGTATACTAGAATAGGAAAAAATAATATAATATCTGGAGTGACTGACTACTATGCTGTTCCAAATGTATTGGTGGAATAGTTGGCTATCTGAAAGAATTTAATATAGTGATAAAGAAGAGAGAAATGTCATTTTATCCAATTCTCTCTTCTTTGTTTATGGAGATAAGGCAGTTGAATGGGGTATAATAGTATGATAATATAAATTTTAATGACATAAATATTAGGAAAAGGAGTCTATCATGTCTTTCTTACCAGTACTAAATCAAACATTGGTTTTATTTATTTTAATTTTTATAGGATTCATAATAAAAAAGAAAAACATAATAACTAACCAAATGATAAAAGACTTATCAGGACTTATTTTAAATGTTACTCTTCCACTTATGATGATAACAGCTATGCTAGCAGATATAAAGATTACAGAAGTATTAGGTAATAAAAAGCTTTACATACTAGCCTTCATAAGGCTACTTATAGCACCTTTATCAATGGTGCTGATATTTTCCGTAATTAATGTACCAAGTATAGTTAAAGGAGTTCTTGTTACACTAACAGGTATGCCATCAGCAGTAAATACAGCCATATTCGCTACTAAATACAACGCTGACTCCAAGCTTGCATCTCAAGGTATATTTATTACCACATTGCTAAACATACTAACAGCACCACTTATTATTTATTTACTAACTATTTAAAACAAAATGAGAATCAAGTTTTGTAATTCTTAATTTTCAATTCTTAATGGAGGTATACTAATGCTAGATAATATTCAAATTCAAAACATAATTCCACATAGATATCCTTTTCTTTTAGTAGATAAAATTATAGAAGTAGAAGAGGGAAGAAGAGCAGTAGGCATAAAAAACGTAACTATAAATGAGCCTTTTTTCCAAGGTCATTTTCCAAACAACCCACTAATGCCAGGAGTACTTATAGTAGAAGCGATGGCTCAGGTAGGAGCAGTAGCAGTCATGACTCTTGAAGAAAACAAAGGAAAGCTGGCAGTATTTGCAGGTATAGATAGCGTAAGATTTAAAAAGCAAGTCAGACCAGGAGATACACTAAGGATGGAAGTAGAGCTTATATCCATAAGAAGGGGAATAGGCAAGGCACAAGCAGTAGCCTATGTAGATGATGAAGTAGCTTGTAAGGGAGAATTGATGTTTGGAATTATAGATAAATAAGTTAAGTTTCGGGTGTCTGGCATCCGAGACTTAACTTAAGATTAGGACTGCAACTGAATCTTGAAACTTAACTTGTTGAGAATTAAAGCACCTTTTGGTATAATTTTACCAATAGGTGTTTTTTTCGTATAAAGCTAGTATTTATCTAAAGCATAATATAATAGTGGGGTGATGATGTGGAACCTATTGCACTAGCAAACTATAATAAATGGCTTAATGGGCCTTGTTTTGATGAATATACAAAAAGAGAGTTGGAGTTAATTAAAGACAATGAAAAGGAAATAGAAGATAGATTTTATAAAGAGCTTGAATTTGGAACTGCAGGACTTAGGGGTGTTATTGGTGCGGGTACTAATAGAATGAACAAGTATACTGTACAAAAGGCTACTCAAGGCTTAGCTAATTATATAAAATCAAAGGGTGAAGCAGCTAAAACTAGAGGAGTGGTTATTGCATATGACTCTAGAAGAATGTCCAGAGAATTTGCTGAGCAGGCCGCCTTGGTATTAAGTGGAAATGGAATAAGGACATATTTATTTAAAGAGCTTAGACCTACACCAGAGCTTTCCTTTGCCATAAGGTACTTAAACTGTATCTCTGGTATAGTCATTACTGCTAGCCACAATCCTAAAGAATACAATGGATATAAGGTATATTGGGAGGATGGTGCTCAAATAGCTGCTGAAGTAGCTAAAGAAATTACTAAAGCTATAGATGATATAAATGACTACGACTGTATAGATGCTTTGGATAAAAACTCAGCTATGAACAAAGGGCTTTTAGTATACTTAGATGAAAAAATAGATGATGTATATATAAATCAGGTTAAAAGCCAGTCATTAAGAGAAGGTATTGTAAGAAGTGTGTCAGATGATTTTAAAATAGTATTTACTCCATTACATGGTACTGGAAATATGCCTGTAAGAAGGGTGCTTAAGGAGATTGGATTTAAAAATGTTATTGTAGTGACTGAACAGGAGAAGCCAGATTCAGAGTTCTCCACAGTGAAATATCCTAATCCAGAGGATAAGAGTGCATTTAAGTTGGCTATAGAACTGGCGAAGGAAAGGGATGCACAGATAATTATAGGAACTGACCCTGACTGTGATAGAGTAGGGGCTGTAGTTAAGGATGGTAGCGGACAATATATTGTCCTAACTGGAAATCAAATAGGTGCATTATTAGTCAATTATATTTTAGAAGGGCTTAAGGAGAAGAATAGATTACCTCAAAATGGTGTGATTATAAAGACTATAGTTACATCTGAAATGGGAGCCAACATTGCTAAGTGCTATGGAATTGATACCTTAAATGTGCTTACAGGATTTAAATACATAGGTGAGAAAATCAAAGAATTTGAGGAGACTAAGGAAAAGTCATTTTTATTTGGCTATGAAGAAAGCTATGGATATCTGGCTGGTACCTATGCTAGAGATAAGGATGCTGTTGTGGCTTCTATGCTAATATGCGAGATGGCAGCATATTATTACTCTAAGGGTATGGGCTTGTATGATGCTTTGGTAGAATTATATCATAAGCATGGTTATTTTCTAGAGGATTTACGGTCTATTACATTAGCAGGTAAAGAAGGATTAGAAAAGATACAGTATATTATGGAGTATTTTAGAAACAATACATTAGACTCCATTGCAAATAAAAGAGTTCTATATGTAGAGGATTATCAAACACAAAAGAGAAACTACATAAATAAGTCTAAAGCTATAGAGGATATAGAATTGCCTAAATCAAATGTAATTAAGTTCATATTAGAGGACGGTACTTGGATATGCCTAAGACCTTCTGGAACTGAACCTAAGCTTAAGATATATTGTGGAGTTAGGGGAAGTTCCTTAGAGAATAGCAAGGAAGAATTAAGGAATCTTATTGGATGGATGGAAGATAAGATTAAAAAACTGTAAAAAAAGTGACAAGAGGAACTATAGAGTTATTCCACTTGTCACCTTCTGCCATTCTAGGACGTAGTTGAAGAGACTTATGTTGTCAATACATATTAGATTCTTTGATAGCCTTTAGGATGACAAAGGTAGCTCTGCTTTTCTTGTCTTTACTAAGCTTCAAAAATAAAATAAGTTATATCATCCTCGATTACAGAGTTTAATTCAGTAGTTTTTATGATTTCTGAAAGTATTTTTTCGTTTAGAATTTTTATGTCATTATTCTTATTTTCTTTCATTATATTGATGATAGCTTCTTTTTTGAGCAGTAAGTTATCTTTTAAATGGTCTAAGAGCCCATCTGTATAGAAAATGACTCTATCGCCACTGTTTAATTTTACATAGCCATTTTCGTATTTAGGACTATAGAAGTCTTCAAAGTTACATATAGGGAATCCTGTACTTTTATCTAAAAACTCCATATCTCCATTTTTCCTAACCAGTATTGGAAGTACATTCATACCACCTGAACAATATGACATAGTTCCAGACCATATATTATATACAGCTTCAAAGATTACTATATGCATTTCATCAGGGAAGTTAGCTCTATTAAATTCCTTGTAAAAGCTCATTAGCTTCTCTGATGGTGATACGACTTTATCACTTGAAATAAATAGATCAGCGGGCTTCATTATCTTATCTGCAAAAACTGTCATTACTGCAGCTGATACCCCATGACCTGAAACATCGGCAATATACATTGCTAGATTATCTTCGTCCAAGGCATAGATATTATAGAAATCACCACTTAACTTCTCACAAGGTATATATTCTGAAATAAACTTGGTATTATAGATATTTATGAACTTAGGAGGGAGCAGTGCCTGTTGTATTCTTCTAGCATATTCTAAATCCTTCATCATCTTTCTATTATTAGATTGTAGTTCTGAAGTTCTATGTTCAACTATTTTTTCTAGAGTATCAGCATATTTGCTGATTCTTTTCTTTGCTTTGCTAAGCTCATTATAAGGATGATCTAGGTTATAAGAAAAGATTGACTTGAGTATAAAGTAAGCAGATACTATATTAAAAATATGCCCTAAATGGTTATAGGTATCATATACGTCTCTATATAGTGTAAATGTAAAATCTGCAAACACTGCATAGCATAGGCCTATATAAAAAGTTCTTATGCTTTTGTCTTTATATTTTATAGTGTCTTTAATATGAAAAACAATAGTGATACCTAAAATGAATACGATAAAATACTCTAAAAATATCTTTAGTTTAGTTAATCCATGTCCATCAATATACATAGAAGGAAAAAAATCTGTTTTAAATGCACCTATGTAAAAGATTAATATTGTAATTAGAATACTACCTACCTGAAAGTATCCTCTCTTTAGATTAGTCTTTTTATCTATGGGAATAATGCCAGCAATGAAAAACCCAAATGACAGTATCAACCTACTAATAATCCAAAAAATTGTAGCTTTTTGAGCAGAGCTTTCGGTAAAAAAATTAGGCATACCTTTGTAGCTCATTGTATGAAATAAGTTTACGAATCCGCTTATAAAAAATGTACTACTGTAGACTAGTAGTCTTAATCTTTTATTCTTATTGAATGTATAATAAGTGATGGCATAGGTCATGAAAAAAATCCATATACCCAGAAACTCTAGGAATACATGTGATGCTAGATATTCAGGTACATTAATAACTTTGTATATGTACTCTTCAAAAAGTCTTATTACCCATAGAAATAGCAGGTTTAACAATAGAATCATTATGGCTATTAGATATTCTTTTTGGTTACTTTTTAGCTTCAACTTTTCTAATATCATAATGGGTTCTCCTTTATTTTGGATTTTTTTCCTATATTATATTTCTACATAACTATCTATTTTCCTCTATAATAATTGAATAATCTAACAAATTCTATTTTTAACTACTAGAAGCTTTGAAAAATGACATTACACTATTATGTTTAAATGTGATAAAATACTCCAATAATAATTATATGTATATAAAAAAAGAGGTGTCTAATTTGAAGTTATTTAAAGAATATATGAACCCATATCTAGGGAAATTGTTAGAATCTTTGAAAATGGACAAGACATACATAAAGGGGGAAGGAAGCTTTTTATATGATGATAAGGGCAATGAATATTTAGACTTAATTGCAGCCTACGGAGCATTACCCTTTGGATATAATCCTAAGGAAATATGGGATGTAGTTTTTGAAGTACATAATAAAATGGAACCTAGCTTTGTTCAGCCTTCAAATTTAAATTTTGCAGGTGAGTTAGCCAAGAAGCTAATAGAAGTGACTCCAAAAGAGCTTAAATATGTGACATTTACTAATAGTGGTGCTGAGACTGTAGAAGCAGCCATTAAGTTATGTCGTTCGGCTACTAACAGGTTAGGGATTCTTTCTACTAAAAATAGCTTTCATGGAAAAACCTTAGCAGCTCTTTCTGCAACAGGTAATAAAAAATATCACAGCTCCTTTGGAGCACCAACTCATGGCTTTAATCATATATCATATGGTAATTTAGAAGAGTTAACTCATGAGCTTCAGAATAAACCCAACTACTATGCAGCTTTTATTGTGGAGCCTATACAAGGAGAAGGTGGAATAATAGAGGCAAAAAAGGGATATTTGAAGGCTGTAAAAGAAATATGTGAAAAATATGGTGTTAAACTTATAGTTGATGAAATTCAAACAGGATTAGGACGTACTGGTAAGCTGTTTGCCATAGAGGATGAGGAGGTGGTACCTGATGTACTACTTTTATCAAAGGCTTTGGGAGGAGGAATTTTTCCTATAGGAGCCTGTATATCAACTGATGAAGTATATAATGAAAAGTTTGCATTAAATCATTCATCTACCTTTGCCAATAATACTCTAGGATGTAGAATAGGCTTGAAGGTATTAGAATTATTGACTGATAGCCCTAGTATTTTAAATAATGTAAACGAAAAAGGAAACTTATTAAAATCAGGACTTATACAATTAAAAGATAAGTATCCAAATATAATAAAATCAATTAGAGGAAGGGGGTTAATGCTAGGAATAGAGTTTGATATCCAAAGACAAGCATTCCCGAATAGTCTGTTAGGAATAATGGCAGAGCAGGATTTAATAACACCAGTTATATCTAGTTATTTGTTAAATGTAGAAAAAATAAGAGTAGCTCCTACTCTGAATGGTAACAAGGTAATACGAATAGAGCCAAGTCTAAATATTAGGGAAGAAGACATAAGGAGAGCATTAAAATCCATTGAAAATATGCTTGCTATATTAGATAAGGGGAATACAGCTAAGCTTTTATCTTTTTTGATTGATAAAACTATAGATGGAGAGTACCAAGCTAACTACAATACTATATCCTATAAAGTAGATCCTCCAATGGAAGAGGAGGGAAGGTTTGGATTTTTAATTCATCCACTGGAATTAAAAAACTATGTTGATTTTGATAACTCGCTTTCACAATTAAATGAAGATGAACTAAAGCGACTTTCTGAAATTTGGGGAAATTTGATAGAGCCTTTTGTAATATCAGAAACTAGAATAACATCTAAAAATGGAGAGAAGGCATATGGAGAATTCATTGTAGTACCTAGAACAGCTGAGGAAATGTCTATCCTTCCAAAAGGACAAATTTTAGATGAGGTTAGAAGGGCAATAAGACTAGCCAAGGACAGAGGAGCAAAAATTGTAGGCTTAGGCGCGTATACATCTGTAGTCTCGGGTGGAGGGCTATATGTTAAGGATGAAGGTGTTCCCATAACTACAGGCAATAGCTACACAATAGTTTCAGCTATAGATACGGTAATGAAGGCTCTAGAAGATTTAGATAAAGAAGCAAAGGATTCAGTTGGTGCAATAGTAGGTGCTACAGGCTCTATTGGTTATGGGGCATCCTTACTTATATCTGAAAAAGTGTCTAAATTGATATTAGTAGGTAATCCGGCTAATGGAGAATCAAGTATAAAAAGAATGTACAGGATAGCAGGAAAGATATATAAGCACTTATCTACTATGGAGTACTTTCAAAAACTAGAAAAAGAGAATAGCATAATGGAGAAAATTAAAAAGCATAATCCTCCTAAATGGAGTGAGCCAGTAGAAGTATTTGTAGAATTTGCTAAAAAATTAGATAAGAGTGAGTCTCCTATAATTGTTACCCTAGATATTGATAGAGACCTATTATTGGCAGATATTATTATAAGTGCTACAAGCTCATTGGCAA
The Proteiniborus sp. DW1 DNA segment above includes these coding regions:
- a CDS encoding aminotransferase class III-fold pyridoxal phosphate-dependent enzyme — translated: MKLFKEYMNPYLGKLLESLKMDKTYIKGEGSFLYDDKGNEYLDLIAAYGALPFGYNPKEIWDVVFEVHNKMEPSFVQPSNLNFAGELAKKLIEVTPKELKYVTFTNSGAETVEAAIKLCRSATNRLGILSTKNSFHGKTLAALSATGNKKYHSSFGAPTHGFNHISYGNLEELTHELQNKPNYYAAFIVEPIQGEGGIIEAKKGYLKAVKEICEKYGVKLIVDEIQTGLGRTGKLFAIEDEEVVPDVLLLSKALGGGIFPIGACISTDEVYNEKFALNHSSTFANNTLGCRIGLKVLELLTDSPSILNNVNEKGNLLKSGLIQLKDKYPNIIKSIRGRGLMLGIEFDIQRQAFPNSLLGIMAEQDLITPVISSYLLNVEKIRVAPTLNGNKVIRIEPSLNIREEDIRRALKSIENMLAILDKGNTAKLLSFLIDKTIDGEYQANYNTISYKVDPPMEEEGRFGFLIHPLELKNYVDFDNSLSQLNEDELKRLSEIWGNLIEPFVISETRITSKNGEKAYGEFIVVPRTAEEMSILPKGQILDEVRRAIRLAKDRGAKIVGLGAYTSVVSGGGLYVKDEGVPITTGNSYTIVSAIDTVMKALEDLDKEAKDSVGAIVGATGSIGYGASLLISEKVSKLILVGNPANGESSIKRMYRIAGKIYKHLSTMEYFQKLEKENSIMEKIKKHNPPKWSEPVEVFVEFAKKLDKSESPIIVTLDIDRDLLLADIIISATSSLARIIRPEHLKHGAIVCDMSRPRNVSEDVEFLRPDVLVIEGGVIELPGKPSLGINIGLEEGHGFACMAETMMLALEKHYEHTSIGASGISIENILLTRELGKKHGFKSQ